One Micropterus dolomieu isolate WLL.071019.BEF.003 ecotype Adirondacks linkage group LG23, ASM2129224v1, whole genome shotgun sequence DNA window includes the following coding sequences:
- the LOC123963025 gene encoding olfactory receptor 10J4-like codes for MGVQVSTDKGESEAVENSYLPLPTNQLQSSSVNSTWEPDGVTFFIIQGLANIGEERIILFVILLLGYIIILGGNSMIIYVAMTDPKLNSPMYFFLYNLSFVDILYTTTTIPKMLSGFLTDMNTISVVGCFLQMHFVIQLGVTEKAILTVMAYDRYVAICNPLRYAAIMTRPVQLLLIAGAWGFSIFCTLPATSMSWQRPYCGPNVVKNGWCDLSSVRRLVCADTSVDNIVSLSWAIFALLTTGVLILTSYVLIGLSMLKMGAAQRLKAFGTCAAHVTVVSIAYSSVSCVYISYRVVNFSSEVRIIVAVLFGALNSFLNPMIYSLRNKELRESIRRTLSRFRPAAVLRTKDVSTLS; via the exons ATGGGAGTACAAGTGTCTACCGACAAGGGGGAGTCAGAGGCTGTGGAAA ATTCATATCTGCCCTTGCCAACCAATCAGCTGCAATCCAGCTCTGTTAACAGCACCTGGGAGCCTGATGGCGTCACTTTCTTCATCATCCAGGGCCTCGCTAACATCGGTGAGGAAAGGATAATCCTTTTTGTCATCCTGCTGCTGGGCTACATCATCATCCTGGGAGGAAACAGCATGATCATTTATGTG GCGATGACTGATCCGAAGCTCAACTCTCCCATGTATTTCTTCCTCTACAACCTCTCCTTTGTGGACATACtctacaccaccaccaccatccccAAAATGCTGTCTGGCTTCCTGACAGACATGAATACCATTTCCGTCGTGGGTTGCTTCCTCCAGATGCATTTCGTCATACAGCTAGGGGTTACTGAAAAAGCCATCCTGACTGTAATGGCGTACGACCGCTACGTTGCCATCTGCAACCCTCTGCGCTATGCCGCCATCATGACCCGGCCCGTCCAGCTGCTCCTCATCGCAGGAGCGTGGGGCTTCAGCATATTCTGCACATTGCCAGCCACCTCCATGAGCTGGCAGCGGCCTTACTGCGGCCCCAACGTGGTGAAGAATGGCTGGTGCGACCTGTCGTCTGTCAGGCGGCTGGTGTGTGCTGACACCTCTGTGGATAACATTGTGTCCTTGTCCTGGGCCATATTTGCACTACTGACCACAGGAGTTCTCATCCTCACCTCATATGTCCTGATTGGTCTTTCCATGTTGAAGATGGGTGCTGCTCAGAGGCTGAAGGCCTTTGGGACGTGTGCTGCTCACGTGACTGTGGTGTCCATCGCTTACAGCTCGGTCTCATGTGTATACATCTCCTACCGGGTGGTAAACTTCTCATCAGAG gttCGGATCATTGTGGCTGTGCTGTTCGGTGCTCTTAATTCTTTCCTAAACCCGATGATCTACAGTCTGAGGAACAAGGAACTGCGAGAGTCCATCAGAAGGACTCTGAGCAGGTTCAGACCTGCTGCTGTGTTACGCACGAAGGATGTCAGCACCTTGTCCTGA
- the LOC123963026 gene encoding olfactory receptor 10J4-like, protein MELLPFLISPKSPRDSYLPLLANHRSSSVNSTWEPDGVTFFIIQGLANIGKEERIILFVILLLGYIIILGGNSMIIYVVQNTALHLVMAIXILYTTTTIPKMLSGFLTDMNTISVVGCFLQMHFVIQLGVTEKAILTVMAYDRYVAICNPLRYAAIMTRPVQLLLIAGAWGFSIFCTLPATSMSWQRPYCGPNVVKNGWCDPSSVRRLVCADTSVDNIVSLSCAILALLTTGVLILTSYVLIGLSMLKMGVAQRLKAFGTCATHLTVVSIAYSSASCVYISYRVVNFSSEVRIIVAVLFTALTPLLNPMIYSLRNKELRESIRRTMHRFRIATVLRTKDVNTGSWMGNLPTQHPGVL, encoded by the exons ATGGAGCTTTTGCCGTTTCTTATTTCACCTAAAAGCCCCAGAG ATTCATATCTGCCCTTGTTGGCCAATCACAGGTCCAGCTCTGTTAACAGCACCTGGGAGCCTGATGGCGTCACTTTCTTCATCATCCAGGGCCTCGCTAACATCGGTAAGGAGGAAAGGATAATCCTTTTTGTCATCCTGCTGCTGGGCTACATCATCATCCTGGGAGGAAACAGCATGATCATTTATGTGGTACAGAACACTGCTCTCCATTTAGTTATGGCAATT NNNATACtctacaccaccaccaccatccccAAAATGCTGTCTGGCTTCCTGACAGACATGAATACCATTTCCGTCGTGGGTTGCTTCCTCCAGATGCATTTTGTCATACAGCTAGGGGTTACTGAAAAAGCCATCCTGACTGTAATGGCGTACGACCGCTACGTTGCCATCTGCAACCCTCTGCGCTATGCCGCCATCATGACCCGGCCCGTCCAGCTGCTCCTCATCGCAGGAGCCTGGGGCTTCAGCATATTCTGCACATTGCCAGCCACCTCCATGAGCTGGCAGCGGCCTTACTGCGGCCCCAACGTGGTGAAGAATGGCTGGTGCGACCCATCATCTGTCAGGCGGCTGGTGTGTGCTGACACCTCTGTGGATAATATTGTGTCCTTGTCCTGTGCCATATTGGCCCTACTGACCACAGGAGTTCTCATCCTCACCTCATATGTCCTGATTGGTCTTTCCATGTTGAAGATGGGTGTTGCTCAGAGGCTGAAGGCCTTCGGGACGTGTGCCACTCACCTAACTGTGGTGTCCATCGCTTACAGCTCGGCCTCATGTGTATACATCTCCTACCGGGTGGTAAACTTCTCATCAGAG gtTCGTATCATTGTGGCTGTGCTGTTCACCGCTCTAACTCCTTTACTAAACCCGATGATCTACAGTCTGAGGAACAAGGAACTGCGAGAGTCAATCAGAAGAACTATGCATAGGTTCAGAATTGCTACTGTGTTACGCACGAAGGATGTCAACACAGGGTCCTGGATGGGAAACCTGCCAACTCAACATCCAGGGGTCCTGTAG